In one Dermatophilaceae bacterium Sec6.4 genomic region, the following are encoded:
- the dinB gene encoding DNA polymerase IV gives MSSSVSVSVPGILHADLDSFYASVEQRDDPSLRGRPMAVGGGIILAASYPAKAFGVRTAMSERVARSLCPDLVIVPPRMSAYSQASRAVFDVFHDITPLVEGISIDEAFLDVSGLRRLVGPPEQLGAIVRSRVRAEVGLPISVGGASTKFLAKIASAVSKPDGLLIVPVGGEEDFLHPLPIERLWGVGKVTSAKLHARGIATIGQLAAAQETDLVGVIGGAAGRQLWALANVRDPRPVAPGRRRRSMGAQRAIGGRPRTGAELDEILMGLVEKVTERLRDSGRWGVTFTLRLRLADFSRVTRSRTLPQATAATATFLQIGRDLLAETAALIADRGVNLVGISVAGLTEPDRLQPTLPFDVVQSGQVDAAMDTVRERFGPTALTRGVHLGRPVGWETPVLPD, from the coding sequence GTGTCTTCATCGGTCAGCGTGTCCGTGCCGGGGATCCTGCACGCCGATCTGGACTCGTTCTACGCGTCGGTAGAGCAACGTGATGACCCGTCCCTGCGCGGTCGCCCGATGGCGGTGGGAGGCGGCATCATCCTGGCTGCCAGTTATCCGGCCAAGGCGTTCGGCGTCCGCACCGCCATGAGTGAGCGGGTGGCCCGCAGTCTGTGTCCGGATCTTGTCATCGTTCCTCCCAGGATGAGCGCCTACAGCCAGGCCAGCCGGGCGGTGTTCGATGTGTTCCACGACATCACGCCACTGGTCGAGGGCATCTCGATCGATGAGGCATTTCTGGACGTATCCGGGCTGCGACGGTTGGTGGGACCCCCGGAGCAGCTGGGCGCCATCGTGCGTTCCAGGGTGCGTGCCGAGGTGGGACTACCGATCTCCGTGGGCGGCGCGAGCACGAAGTTCCTCGCGAAGATCGCGAGTGCGGTGAGCAAACCGGACGGGTTGCTCATCGTGCCGGTCGGCGGTGAAGAGGACTTCCTGCATCCGCTGCCCATCGAGCGACTCTGGGGCGTCGGGAAGGTGACCTCGGCAAAGCTGCATGCCCGGGGCATCGCCACGATCGGCCAACTCGCTGCGGCGCAGGAAACCGACCTCGTGGGCGTCATCGGTGGTGCTGCGGGCCGCCAGCTGTGGGCGCTGGCCAATGTGCGTGACCCACGTCCGGTGGCACCAGGGCGGCGCAGGCGGTCGATGGGAGCCCAGCGGGCCATCGGCGGCCGTCCGCGTACGGGCGCAGAGCTCGATGAGATCCTGATGGGGCTGGTGGAGAAGGTGACCGAGCGGCTACGCGATTCGGGGCGGTGGGGAGTGACATTCACCCTGCGGTTGCGGCTGGCCGACTTCAGTCGCGTCACTCGTTCGCGCACTCTGCCACAGGCGACGGCGGCAACGGCGACATTCCTGCAGATCGGTCGGGATCTACTGGCTGAAACTGCTGCGTTGATCGCGGATCGGGGAGTCAATCTGGTGGGAATCAGCGTCGCGGGGCTCACCGAGCCCGATCGCCTGCAGCCGACACTGCCGTTCGATGTGGTCCAGTCCGGGCAGGTGGATGCTGCGATGGACACGGTGCGTGAGCGCTTCGGGCCCACCGCGCTGACCCGGGGCGTGCATCTGGGACGCCCGGTGGGGTGGGAGACCCCCGTCCTGCCCGACTGA
- a CDS encoding HhH-GPD-type base excision DNA repair protein: MSDDPQAPVHPIQIAQEPRADELLSRDPFALLVGMLLDQQYPMEQAFRGPAKIVDRFGSLDPARIADQNPQEWADLCSTPPAIHRYGRSMAGRVQALAVVIRDEYDGDASRIWTTSGNTEDLLKRLQSLPGFGEQKARIFAALLAKQLGVAPRGWRTAIGPYAEQGSFRSVADVVGSESLQKVRDFKKASKLKAKESAAAK, translated from the coding sequence ATGTCCGACGATCCTCAGGCTCCGGTACATCCCATCCAGATTGCCCAGGAGCCGCGTGCTGATGAGTTGCTCAGCCGCGATCCGTTCGCGCTGCTTGTCGGAATGCTGTTGGACCAGCAGTACCCGATGGAGCAGGCGTTCCGCGGGCCCGCGAAGATCGTCGATCGTTTCGGCTCCCTGGACCCTGCCCGGATCGCCGACCAGAACCCACAGGAGTGGGCCGATCTCTGCTCCACACCGCCCGCGATTCATCGCTACGGTCGGTCAATGGCCGGGCGCGTCCAGGCGCTCGCAGTCGTCATCCGAGATGAGTACGACGGTGATGCCTCTCGCATCTGGACCACGTCCGGCAACACCGAGGACCTGCTGAAGAGGTTGCAGTCGCTGCCCGGATTCGGGGAGCAGAAGGCCCGTATCTTCGCCGCGTTGCTGGCCAAACAACTCGGGGTGGCTCCCCGAGGGTGGCGTACTGCAATCGGCCCCTACGCCGAGCAGGGTAGTTTCCGGTCCGTCGCGGACGTCGTGGGATCGGAGTCGCTGCAGAAGGTGCGCGATTTCAAGAAAGCGTCGAAACTGAAAGCCAAGGAAAGCGCGGCTGCGAAATAA
- a CDS encoding GAF domain-containing protein has translation MGEGNGIGPITGADSVSAEVLLRELRSGAETAARDRERLSALLDAVLAVTTDLQLAEVLQRIVSAACTLVDAEYGALGVLGHDREHLAEFISSGVSDDRRAAIGQTPCGQGVLGLLIEDPSPLRIADVSLHPAFQGFPDHHPPMRTFLGAPVRIRDQIFGNLYLTEKVGGECFTEQDQVALVALAAAAGVAVEHARLYESARSRERWLEATGYLRQMLFDGASERRAMNFLAQQARTLATASTAVVGLYDSTHRLAVTGFASDYAAGVPDGATLDDPGWSRIVASGAPCVLDADSAAEERRMVAELVAMRVPSAPARTAVVPIRVGSEELGVLAVAWEVDDEGVENTVLSLSRLADQIGLALLASRTRSDRSRLALLEDRDRIARDMHDHVIQRLFATGLSLQSTSRMRLDSTVRGRLDEAVSELDEAIKDIRHSIFELQHAMRDVAGEVTELVRDASEVLPTPASLKITGELDALPAQLIPDLMAVLREGLANVARHAQAHTVTVHVAHLLDELAVTIQDDGVGLPNILQESGLANLRRRAMDRGGALRVSGSAPCGTTFYWRVPMGDLTGDAG, from the coding sequence ATGGGAGAAGGCAATGGGATCGGCCCGATCACTGGGGCGGACTCGGTCTCGGCAGAGGTTCTGCTGCGTGAACTTCGCAGTGGGGCGGAAACGGCAGCTCGCGACCGCGAGCGACTGAGTGCGTTGCTGGACGCCGTTCTGGCCGTCACCACCGACCTCCAGCTCGCGGAGGTACTGCAGAGAATCGTCAGTGCGGCCTGCACACTGGTCGATGCCGAGTACGGCGCACTCGGTGTGCTCGGGCACGACCGAGAGCATCTGGCGGAGTTCATCAGCAGTGGGGTGAGCGATGATCGGCGCGCTGCGATTGGGCAGACTCCTTGCGGTCAGGGAGTTCTCGGTCTGCTGATCGAAGACCCCAGCCCACTGCGCATCGCCGACGTCAGTCTTCATCCGGCGTTCCAAGGGTTTCCCGACCATCACCCGCCGATGCGTACCTTTCTCGGTGCGCCGGTCCGGATCCGGGATCAGATTTTCGGGAACCTCTATCTCACCGAAAAAGTTGGCGGAGAGTGCTTCACCGAACAGGACCAGGTTGCGCTGGTCGCATTGGCGGCCGCTGCGGGCGTCGCCGTCGAGCATGCCCGGCTCTATGAGAGCGCGCGGAGTCGGGAGCGATGGCTGGAAGCCACCGGCTATCTGCGGCAGATGCTCTTCGATGGCGCCTCGGAACGCCGGGCGATGAACTTCCTGGCTCAGCAAGCCCGCACCTTGGCCACTGCGTCCACAGCCGTCGTCGGGCTCTACGACTCAACGCATCGGCTCGCGGTGACCGGTTTCGCCAGCGACTACGCCGCTGGTGTTCCTGATGGCGCAACGCTCGACGATCCGGGGTGGAGCAGGATCGTGGCGAGCGGCGCACCCTGCGTGTTGGACGCAGATTCAGCTGCCGAGGAACGGCGGATGGTTGCAGAGCTGGTGGCCATGCGCGTGCCATCTGCCCCGGCGCGCACCGCGGTAGTGCCGATCAGAGTTGGTAGTGAGGAGCTGGGCGTCCTTGCAGTTGCGTGGGAGGTCGATGACGAGGGCGTCGAGAACACCGTGTTGTCACTGAGTCGGTTGGCCGACCAGATCGGTCTTGCCCTGCTGGCCTCGCGCACCCGGTCCGATCGCAGCAGACTGGCGCTGCTGGAGGATCGCGATCGAATCGCTCGGGATATGCATGACCATGTCATTCAGCGGCTGTTCGCAACGGGCTTGTCGCTGCAGTCCACCTCGCGGATGAGACTGGACTCGACGGTGCGCGGGCGACTGGATGAGGCGGTCAGCGAGCTGGATGAAGCGATCAAGGACATCCGGCACAGCATTTTCGAACTGCAGCATGCCATGCGCGACGTGGCGGGCGAGGTCACTGAGCTGGTTCGCGACGCGTCCGAAGTGCTGCCCACGCCGGCCTCGCTGAAGATCACCGGCGAACTGGATGCCCTACCGGCGCAACTCATTCCCGATTTGATGGCGGTACTACGAGAGGGCCTGGCCAATGTTGCGCGACATGCGCAGGCGCACACCGTCACCGTCCATGTGGCGCACCTGCTCGATGAGCTCGCGGTGACGATCCAGGACGATGGAGTGGGGCTGCCGAATATTCTGCAGGAGAGCGGTCTGGCCAATCTGCGGCGACGCGCCATGGATCGCGGCGGCGCCCTGAGGGTCTCAGGCAGCGCACCCTGTGGCACCACCTTCTACTGGCGGGTGCCGATGGGGGACCTCACGGGTGATGCGGGATAG
- a CDS encoding response regulator transcription factor, whose protein sequence is MTTTIFLLDDHEIVRRGLRELLESIEGFVVVGEAATAAQARARIPALRPDVAIFDARLPDGSGIDVCREIRSQDPSIAALVLTSYDDEEALATAVLAGAAGYLLKDIKGNGLVDAVRDVAAGKQLISMADVERVRRSWVRSEQDPRLARLSPQERRILDHVAQGKTNRQIGAELSLAEKTVKNYVTSILAKLGMQRRTQAAVFAVTHETHPLRT, encoded by the coding sequence GTGACCACTACGATTTTTCTCCTGGACGATCACGAGATCGTGCGCCGTGGGTTGCGAGAACTACTGGAGTCGATCGAGGGCTTCGTGGTCGTCGGAGAGGCTGCCACTGCAGCGCAGGCTCGCGCGCGGATCCCGGCACTGCGCCCTGATGTGGCTATCTTCGACGCCCGTTTACCCGACGGATCGGGCATTGATGTGTGCCGCGAGATCCGGTCGCAGGATCCGTCCATCGCGGCGCTCGTGCTGACGTCCTACGACGATGAAGAGGCGCTGGCGACCGCAGTACTCGCGGGCGCCGCTGGATACCTGCTCAAAGACATCAAGGGCAACGGACTGGTTGATGCGGTCCGAGATGTCGCGGCCGGCAAACAGCTCATCTCGATGGCTGATGTCGAGCGGGTGCGGCGCTCGTGGGTGCGATCGGAGCAGGACCCGCGACTTGCGCGCCTCTCGCCCCAGGAACGCCGGATCCTCGACCACGTCGCTCAGGGCAAGACCAATCGGCAGATCGGAGCCGAGCTGTCTCTCGCGGAGAAGACGGTCAAGAACTACGTGACATCGATCCTGGCGAAGTTGGGAATGCAGCGGCGCACCCAGGCAGCGGTCTTCGCGGTGACCCACGAGACCCACCCTCTGCGGACCTGA
- a CDS encoding pyridoxamine 5'-phosphate oxidase family protein has protein sequence MSSMSHPETEILAQHECLQMLRSTPFGRLAVVIDGKPQIFPVNHVVDHGGIAFRTAAGTKLAGAARQPVAYEIDGYDLVEGRAWSVVVHGTAQEMRDIDEVVAALALPLHPWAPGAPKPHVLRIEPEEISGRRFHIGGGETSAT, from the coding sequence ATGAGTTCTATGTCGCATCCCGAGACTGAGATTTTGGCGCAGCATGAGTGTCTGCAGATGTTGCGATCCACGCCGTTCGGTCGATTGGCCGTGGTGATCGACGGCAAGCCGCAGATCTTTCCGGTCAACCATGTGGTGGATCACGGTGGCATCGCATTCCGCACGGCGGCAGGCACCAAGCTCGCGGGCGCTGCCCGCCAGCCGGTGGCCTACGAAATCGACGGATACGACCTGGTCGAGGGCAGGGCGTGGAGCGTCGTCGTGCACGGGACCGCGCAGGAAATGAGGGATATCGACGAGGTGGTTGCTGCCTTGGCGCTGCCGCTGCACCCGTGGGCGCCCGGTGCGCCGAAACCACACGTACTGCGAATAGAGCCCGAGGAGATCAGCGGTCGCCGGTTCCACATCGGCGGCGGCGAAACGTCGGCCACGTGA
- a CDS encoding MFS transporter, with protein MTAHESVHATRGETRSPALMLTMATVGFAINFWAWALLSPLGPLFRAKGTLGAISESDVALLVAVPVIVGSVGRIPVGALTDRYGGRVMFPLVSAATIVPILFIAFFAQTSYIGLLVGGFFLGISGTSFAVGVPFVNSWYPPQRRGLAVGIFGAGMGGTAISALTTVKLYSNAGTKVPFLITAVALAVYAVIAWFVLRDAPGRVVPTTSMVARVTANARLPIAWQASVLYAVAFGGYVAFSVYLPSYLKVAYSLTPADAANRMAGFVVVAVVMRPVGGWLSDRFGAVPVLAIGYGVVVLGAAIAATTPLLEHLGTVSFLAMAAALGSGSGATFALIAAVTDPAKVGGVTGLVGAAGGLGGFVPPLIMGYIYGRTDSYAIGLVLLAVTAALALLLTVTIVRRLSQQHAGSYAAPVPSTVSS; from the coding sequence GTGACCGCGCACGAAAGCGTGCACGCAACCCGTGGGGAGACCAGATCTCCCGCATTGATGCTGACGATGGCAACCGTTGGTTTCGCGATCAATTTCTGGGCATGGGCGCTGCTCAGCCCGCTCGGGCCGCTCTTTCGCGCGAAGGGCACGCTGGGCGCCATCTCCGAATCCGACGTGGCGCTGCTCGTTGCCGTCCCCGTCATCGTCGGGTCCGTGGGTCGTATCCCGGTCGGAGCGCTGACGGACCGGTATGGCGGGCGGGTGATGTTCCCGCTGGTGTCTGCCGCCACGATCGTCCCGATCCTCTTCATCGCCTTCTTTGCGCAGACCTCGTACATCGGCCTGCTGGTCGGCGGATTCTTCCTCGGTATCAGCGGGACCTCGTTCGCTGTCGGAGTACCTTTCGTGAACTCCTGGTACCCGCCGCAGCGTCGTGGTCTCGCGGTCGGCATCTTCGGTGCCGGGATGGGTGGCACCGCGATCAGCGCTCTCACCACCGTCAAGCTCTATTCGAACGCGGGCACAAAAGTGCCGTTCTTGATCACAGCCGTGGCGCTCGCCGTGTACGCGGTGATTGCGTGGTTCGTACTGCGAGACGCGCCGGGTCGAGTCGTGCCCACGACTTCCATGGTGGCGCGAGTGACCGCCAACGCGCGACTTCCCATCGCGTGGCAGGCCAGCGTGCTCTACGCCGTCGCCTTCGGCGGGTACGTCGCCTTCTCGGTCTACCTGCCGAGCTACCTGAAGGTTGCCTACTCGCTGACGCCAGCAGACGCGGCGAACCGGATGGCGGGCTTCGTCGTGGTCGCGGTGGTGATGCGACCGGTGGGCGGGTGGCTCTCAGACCGTTTCGGGGCTGTGCCGGTGCTCGCGATCGGCTACGGCGTTGTTGTCCTGGGCGCTGCAATCGCAGCTACCACGCCACTGCTGGAGCACTTGGGCACCGTGTCATTCCTGGCGATGGCAGCGGCACTCGGCTCGGGCAGTGGAGCAACCTTCGCCTTGATCGCGGCTGTCACGGACCCGGCAAAAGTGGGCGGCGTGACCGGGCTGGTCGGCGCTGCGGGGGGACTCGGCGGGTTCGTTCCGCCACTGATCATGGGCTACATATACGGCCGCACCGACTCCTACGCAATCGGGCTGGTCCTGCTGGCGGTCACGGCGGCGCTCGCATTGCTGCTCACCGTCACCATTGTGCGCCGACTCTCCCAACAGCATGCCGGTTCCTATGCCGCCCCTGTACCTTCCACCGTCTCCTCTTAA
- a CDS encoding nitrate reductase subunit alpha: MTQTADDKRGGTGLDGDISEALVRTRRFFTKGEVSPDLRTLHKKGGRSADDFYRERWSHDKVVRSTHGVNCTGSCSWKVYVKDGIITWEAQQTDYPSVGPDSPEYEPRGCPRGAAFSWYTYSPTRVRYPYIRGVLLQMYRTAKQECGGDPVAAWAYIVDNPARAKAYKSARGKGGMVRASWEEAVEIIAAAHVHTIKKWGPDRVAGFSPIPAMSMVSHASGARFVNLIGGSMLSFYDWYADLPVASPQVFGDQTDVPESGDWWNAGYLIMWGSNLPVTRTPDAHWMTEARYRGQKVIAVSPDYADNCKFADEWLAPKPGTDGALAMAMGHVVLKEFFVDTQEPYFGEYVRSYTDLPYLVKIDISQDGSAVAGKFLTADDLAEHRDQENAAFKPVLLDSATDVPVVPNGSLGHRFGESGVGHWNLDLEGVSPRLSLMNDDGSVGDGETALITMARFDAPDGSANQSVRGVPVRRVDGHLVTTVFDLLLAQYGVQRPGLPGQWPSGYDDAAAPYTPAWQETVTGVPASAAARIGREFARNAVESKGRSMIVMGAGTNHWFHSDTIYRAFLTLTNLTGCQGVNGGGWAHYVGQEKVRPLTGYNQVANALDWNRPPRNMIQTAYWYLHTNQFRYDPFSADALSSTSAKGAFANKSTADVLAQSARMGWMPSYPTFDRNPLDLCDEAAAAGQPVAERIVEQLKSGELNFAGEDPDALQNYPRILNVWRSNLLGSSGKGHEYFLKHLLGTDSSVRATEAPQGARPRDVRWREHAPEGKLDLLMTIDFRQTSTTIFSDVVLPAATWYEKYDLSSTDMHPFVHSFNPAISPPWQTRNDWDTWMTIAEKFSELAASRLGVRQDVVAAPLTHDTADAMANPHGVVRDWKAGECEPIPGVTMPKLIEVERDYGAIAAKMGALGPLMDTLGATTKGVTFEVGAQVDYLRHKNGVVRGGVADGRPLLVRDKQVCEAILALSGTTNGALAVQGFKTLEKRTGVKLADLAEENEGKHITFADTQAAPVAVITSPEWSGSETGGRRYSPFTINVERRKPWHTLTGRMHFYLDHDWMTELGEGLPVYRPPLNMASLFAEPVLGNVSDGTGGEVEGLTVRYLTPHNKWSIHSEYQDNLFMLSLARGGPNIWMSVEDAAKVGIKDNDWIEAVNRNGVVVARAIVSHRMPEGTVYMYHAQDRLIDVPLAETSGKRGGVHNSLTRLLIKPSHLIGGYAQLTYAFNYLGPTGNQRDEVTVIRRRSQDVEY; this comes from the coding sequence GTGACTCAGACAGCCGATGACAAACGCGGTGGAACCGGCCTGGACGGCGACATCAGTGAAGCATTGGTGCGCACCCGGCGGTTCTTCACCAAAGGCGAGGTGTCGCCCGATCTACGCACCCTGCACAAGAAGGGCGGACGATCTGCCGATGACTTCTACCGGGAGCGATGGAGCCACGACAAAGTGGTGCGCTCGACGCACGGGGTGAACTGCACGGGCTCGTGTTCGTGGAAGGTCTACGTCAAGGACGGGATCATCACCTGGGAGGCGCAGCAGACCGACTACCCCTCGGTCGGTCCGGATTCCCCGGAGTACGAGCCGCGCGGCTGTCCCCGCGGCGCGGCATTCTCCTGGTACACCTACTCCCCGACCCGGGTCCGGTACCCCTACATCCGCGGCGTGCTGCTGCAGATGTACCGCACCGCAAAGCAGGAGTGCGGCGGAGATCCGGTGGCCGCATGGGCCTACATCGTGGATAACCCGGCGCGGGCGAAAGCCTACAAATCGGCTCGCGGCAAGGGTGGGATGGTGCGGGCCAGCTGGGAGGAAGCAGTCGAGATCATTGCTGCCGCTCACGTGCACACGATCAAGAAGTGGGGCCCGGACCGGGTTGCCGGATTCTCTCCGATTCCGGCGATGTCAATGGTCTCGCACGCGTCCGGCGCCCGGTTCGTGAACCTGATCGGCGGCTCGATGCTGAGCTTCTACGACTGGTATGCCGACCTGCCCGTCGCGTCCCCGCAGGTGTTCGGCGACCAGACCGACGTACCGGAGTCGGGGGACTGGTGGAATGCGGGCTACCTGATCATGTGGGGCTCGAACCTGCCGGTCACCCGTACCCCGGACGCGCACTGGATGACGGAGGCGCGCTATCGCGGCCAGAAGGTCATCGCGGTCTCGCCGGACTACGCAGACAACTGCAAGTTCGCCGACGAGTGGTTGGCGCCCAAGCCCGGCACCGACGGCGCGCTCGCGATGGCGATGGGGCACGTGGTGCTCAAGGAGTTCTTCGTCGACACCCAGGAGCCGTACTTCGGTGAGTACGTGCGCAGCTACACCGACCTGCCGTACCTGGTGAAGATCGACATCAGCCAGGACGGCAGCGCGGTGGCCGGCAAGTTCCTGACCGCTGATGACCTGGCGGAGCACCGCGATCAGGAGAACGCCGCATTCAAACCAGTGCTGTTGGACTCCGCCACCGATGTGCCCGTTGTGCCCAATGGTTCGCTCGGGCACCGCTTCGGCGAGTCAGGTGTGGGCCACTGGAATTTGGATCTGGAGGGCGTCTCGCCCCGCTTGTCGCTGATGAACGACGACGGCTCAGTGGGTGATGGTGAGACGGCGCTGATTACGATGGCGCGTTTCGATGCGCCGGACGGTTCGGCGAACCAGTCCGTGCGTGGGGTGCCGGTGCGACGCGTCGATGGCCACCTGGTCACCACGGTCTTCGACCTGTTGCTCGCACAGTACGGCGTGCAGCGGCCCGGTCTTCCGGGGCAGTGGCCGAGCGGTTACGACGACGCGGCAGCGCCGTACACCCCTGCCTGGCAGGAGACCGTCACCGGCGTGCCTGCGTCTGCGGCCGCCCGGATCGGCCGGGAATTCGCCCGCAACGCGGTGGAGTCCAAGGGTCGGTCGATGATCGTGATGGGCGCGGGCACCAACCACTGGTTCCACTCCGACACGATCTACCGGGCGTTCCTCACGCTGACCAACCTCACCGGGTGCCAGGGCGTGAATGGCGGCGGTTGGGCGCACTACGTGGGCCAGGAGAAGGTGCGTCCGCTCACCGGTTACAACCAGGTCGCGAACGCGTTGGACTGGAATCGGCCGCCGCGCAACATGATTCAGACGGCGTACTGGTACCTGCACACCAACCAGTTCCGCTACGACCCGTTCAGTGCGGACGCTCTGTCTTCGACGTCGGCCAAGGGAGCGTTTGCGAACAAGAGCACGGCGGACGTGTTGGCGCAGAGCGCGCGGATGGGGTGGATGCCGTCCTATCCCACGTTCGACCGCAACCCGCTCGACCTGTGCGACGAAGCTGCTGCAGCGGGCCAACCGGTCGCCGAGCGGATCGTGGAGCAGCTCAAGAGTGGCGAGCTGAACTTCGCCGGCGAGGACCCGGATGCGCTGCAGAACTACCCTCGCATCCTGAATGTATGGCGTTCCAACCTGCTCGGATCTTCTGGCAAGGGGCACGAGTACTTCCTCAAACATCTCCTCGGCACCGACTCCTCGGTGCGGGCGACCGAGGCGCCACAGGGTGCACGACCGCGTGATGTGCGCTGGCGCGAGCACGCGCCCGAGGGCAAACTCGATCTGTTGATGACCATCGACTTCCGGCAGACCAGCACCACGATCTTCTCCGACGTCGTGCTTCCAGCGGCGACGTGGTACGAGAAGTACGACCTGAGCAGTACCGATATGCACCCCTTCGTGCACTCCTTCAATCCCGCGATATCGCCGCCCTGGCAGACCCGTAACGACTGGGACACCTGGATGACGATCGCCGAGAAGTTCAGCGAGCTCGCCGCGAGCCGGCTCGGGGTCCGTCAGGACGTCGTCGCGGCGCCGCTGACCCATGACACTGCGGATGCGATGGCCAATCCACATGGTGTGGTGCGGGACTGGAAGGCCGGGGAGTGCGAGCCGATTCCCGGTGTCACCATGCCGAAATTGATCGAGGTGGAGCGCGACTACGGCGCGATCGCAGCCAAGATGGGCGCGCTGGGTCCGCTGATGGACACCCTGGGCGCGACGACCAAGGGAGTCACCTTCGAGGTGGGCGCCCAGGTCGACTACCTGCGGCACAAGAACGGCGTGGTGCGCGGTGGCGTCGCCGACGGTCGTCCGCTGCTGGTCCGCGACAAACAGGTATGCGAGGCGATCCTGGCGTTGTCGGGCACCACGAACGGTGCGCTCGCGGTGCAGGGTTTCAAGACTCTGGAGAAGCGCACCGGGGTGAAACTGGCGGATCTCGCCGAAGAGAATGAGGGCAAACACATCACCTTCGCCGACACTCAGGCCGCTCCGGTAGCGGTCATCACGTCGCCGGAGTGGTCCGGCTCGGAGACGGGCGGACGGCGTTACTCCCCGTTCACCATCAACGTGGAACGGCGCAAGCCGTGGCACACCCTGACCGGGCGGATGCACTTCTACCTCGATCACGACTGGATGACCGAGCTCGGAGAAGGACTACCGGTCTACCGGCCGCCGCTGAACATGGCCTCCCTCTTCGCCGAACCCGTGCTGGGGAACGTCTCGGACGGCACCGGCGGCGAGGTGGAGGGGCTGACTGTGCGGTACCTGACACCACACAACAAGTGGTCCATCCATTCGGAATACCAGGACAACCTCTTCATGTTGTCGTTGGCTCGCGGTGGTCCGAACATCTGGATGAGCGTCGAGGACGCCGCGAAGGTCGGGATCAAGGACAACGACTGGATCGAGGCGGTCAACCGCAATGGCGTGGTTGTCGCGCGCGCCATTGTCTCGCACCGGATGCCCGAAGGCACCGTGTACATGTACCACGCACAGGACCGACTGATCGATGTACCGCTCGCGGAAACCTCCGGGAAGCGTGGTGGTGTGCACAACTCGTTGACCAGGCTGCTGATCAAACCCAGCCACTTGATCGGTGGATACGCGCAACTCACCTATGCGTTCAACTATCTCGGACCGACCGGCAACCAACGCGACGAGGTCACGGTCATCCGTCGACGCTCACAGGATGTGGAGTACTGA